In Candidatus Methylomirabilis lanthanidiphila, a single genomic region encodes these proteins:
- a CDS encoding MerR family transcriptional regulator produces the protein MGQRRRRYSISVVAEMFDIHPQTLRVYEREGLLRPARTEGNTRVYSQEDVERIELILRLTKELGVNLAGVEVILNMRDRMERMQHQMNELLRAMAEQFDTEMKHWEGREEEGLVPIRRRGLLRRANL, from the coding sequence GTGGGGCAGCGGCGTCGTCGATATTCGATCAGCGTCGTAGCCGAGATGTTCGATATCCATCCGCAGACCCTTCGGGTCTATGAGCGGGAAGGGCTCCTTCGGCCGGCCCGTACCGAGGGGAACACGCGGGTCTACTCGCAAGAGGATGTCGAGCGGATTGAACTGATCCTGCGGCTGACGAAGGAGCTCGGCGTAAATCTGGCCGGGGTCGAGGTCATTCTGAACATGCGGGATCGGATGGAACGGATGCAGCACCAGATGAATGAACTGCTGCGGGCGATGGCCGAACAATTCGATACCGAGATGAAACACTGGGAGGGCCGCGAAGAGGAGGGACTAGTGCCGATCAGAAGACGCGGCCTGCTTCGCCGAGCCAATCTCTAA
- the dnaG gene encoding DNA primase: MACPWAERHEKDARIVIAEEVVAQVLAGTDIVQLVGRYLPLKPAGRYYKALCPFHNEKTPSFTVNPERQIFHCFGCGEGGDAIGFLMRQERWSFPEAVRSLAERAGISLPTRFQTQTAGGTGQTERARPGLLQIHTAAAEFFRHQLQHQTIGAPARDYLKRRGIPDSVVERFGLGYAAASWDGLLRHLVRRGFSKKQVEEAGLALPRKEGSGAYDRFRNRLMIPICDSTGQVIAFGGRVLDDSLPKYLNSPETPIYKKGAHLFGLHQAASAIRDQGSAVVVEGYLDLIALHAHDIQHTVAVLGTALTAQQIALLRRYTTRAYLVFDPDPAGIAAARRCVESLLNSGLDWRVSLLPDGEDPDRFVRERGPSAFADALAHSKDLMEFLLDRKVLGFDLAGPEGQAAAVNAVLPLLSAVDNEVTRRRYTEKLARRVSVPNDAIVRELNLQIQGRKRDTVPPTLRPRVLPSIEWKLIHLALHHPGAGDRVRKSVRPEELQDLTLRRIFQYAIMGPDARRGATPLATMEPEAQRVLSQLLATDLGEYEGEEAIERALSDCLTRLKVRREREKGEELRRQMEAAERTGDHATVERLQAQFLTLDRGRTRSHAPASP; this comes from the coding sequence ATGGCGTGTCCATGGGCGGAGCGGCATGAAAAGGATGCGCGAATAGTGATTGCGGAGGAGGTAGTCGCCCAGGTGCTGGCCGGCACTGACATCGTGCAGCTTGTCGGCCGATACCTCCCCCTGAAGCCCGCCGGACGTTACTATAAGGCCCTGTGTCCCTTCCATAACGAAAAGACCCCCTCCTTCACCGTGAACCCGGAGCGTCAGATCTTTCACTGTTTCGGTTGCGGGGAGGGCGGGGATGCGATCGGTTTCCTGATGAGGCAGGAGCGCTGGAGCTTCCCCGAGGCCGTCCGGTCGCTGGCCGAGCGCGCCGGCATCAGTCTGCCGACGCGATTCCAGACACAGACCGCGGGCGGGACGGGGCAGACCGAGCGCGCGCGCCCCGGGCTGCTGCAGATCCACACGGCGGCGGCAGAATTCTTTCGCCATCAGCTTCAACATCAGACGATCGGGGCGCCCGCCCGCGACTATCTGAAGCGTCGCGGTATCCCGGATTCGGTCGTCGAGCGGTTCGGACTCGGCTACGCCGCGGCGTCCTGGGACGGGCTCCTGCGCCACCTGGTGCGAAGAGGATTTTCCAAGAAGCAGGTGGAGGAGGCGGGGCTGGCACTGCCGCGCAAAGAGGGAAGCGGGGCGTATGACCGGTTCCGCAACCGGCTCATGATCCCGATCTGCGATTCGACGGGTCAGGTCATCGCCTTCGGTGGTCGTGTCCTGGACGATTCGCTGCCGAAATATCTGAACTCCCCCGAGACCCCCATCTACAAGAAAGGGGCGCACCTGTTCGGCCTGCACCAGGCGGCATCCGCCATTCGCGATCAGGGTTCGGCGGTCGTGGTGGAAGGGTATCTCGACCTGATCGCGCTGCACGCGCATGACATACAGCATACGGTAGCCGTCCTGGGCACGGCGCTGACCGCGCAACAGATCGCCCTGCTCCGTCGGTATACGACACGGGCGTATCTGGTATTCGACCCCGATCCCGCCGGGATCGCCGCGGCACGGCGGTGCGTCGAGAGCCTGCTCAACAGCGGGCTGGACTGGCGGGTCAGTCTGCTTCCCGACGGAGAAGATCCCGATCGGTTTGTGCGGGAGCGCGGCCCCTCAGCCTTCGCTGATGCGCTCGCACACTCGAAGGATCTGATGGAGTTCCTGCTCGACCGGAAGGTCTTGGGATTCGATCTGGCCGGTCCGGAAGGCCAGGCGGCGGCAGTGAATGCCGTCCTCCCTCTTTTAAGCGCCGTCGACAATGAGGTGACGCGGCGGCGTTATACGGAAAAACTGGCGCGTCGGGTGTCGGTTCCCAATGATGCCATCGTTCGCGAACTCAACCTCCAGATACAAGGCCGCAAACGGGACACCGTGCCGCCGACACTGCGACCCAGAGTGTTACCCTCTATAGAGTGGAAGCTCATCCACCTGGCGCTCCACCATCCCGGCGCGGGCGATCGCGTGCGAAAGAGCGTACGGCCGGAGGAATTGCAGGATCTCACGCTTCGCAGGATCTTTCAGTATGCGATCATGGGGCCTGACGCGCGGCGCGGCGCAACACCGCTCGCGACGATGGAACCGGAGGCGCAGCGGGTGCTCTCACAGTTGCTGGCCACAGATCTCGGGGAGTACGAGGGGGAGGAGGCGATCGAACGCGCCCTCTCCGATTGTCTTACGCGCCTCAAGGTCAGGCGTGAGCGCGAGAAGGGCGAGGAGCTTCGGCGGCAGATGGAGGCGGCGGAACGAACCGGTGATCATGCGACCGTCGAGCGCCTGCAGGCCCAGTTTCTGACGCTTGACAGAGGCCGAACCCGATCTCATGCCCCGGCCTCACCATAA
- a CDS encoding chaperone protein dnaJ, heat shock protein (Hsp40), co-chaperone with dnaK: protein MNKRDYYEVLGVRRGSSDKEIKQAYRRLARKHHPDVNPNNKAAEAKFKEITEAYEVLSNQAKRQQYDQFGHQVFGAEAEAGRRAGAGPGGFDFSRFDLGGPGGIQDLFSDLLGRHGQETQTEPSKGEDLHYAVDLKFEDAVRGLSTEISLQRRAPCPSCSGTGGRTGGQFYACPACEGSGRVRGRSGLFGGHQACARCRGTGKLPSSLCDSCHGSGAVLKAERIAVKIPPGVENGSNVRVQGKGHAGRLGGPSGDLYIVTRVRPHSFFERKGDNIYCEVPISVSEAALGAKIEVPTVDGKASMRIPPETSSGQVFRLRTMGVPHLKGPGRGDQFVTIKIVLPRNLDTRSQELFRELGRLHPEDPRRAIEK from the coding sequence ATGAATAAGCGCGACTACTATGAGGTCCTTGGCGTTCGCAGGGGCTCCTCGGATAAGGAGATCAAGCAGGCCTATCGGCGCCTGGCCAGGAAGCACCATCCTGACGTCAACCCCAACAACAAGGCGGCCGAGGCGAAGTTCAAGGAGATCACCGAGGCGTATGAGGTCTTGAGTAACCAGGCCAAGCGCCAGCAGTATGACCAGTTCGGGCACCAGGTCTTTGGCGCGGAGGCTGAGGCGGGCCGGCGGGCCGGAGCAGGGCCTGGCGGGTTCGACTTCAGCCGGTTTGACCTCGGGGGCCCAGGCGGGATACAAGATCTCTTCTCTGACCTCCTTGGCCGACATGGGCAGGAGACTCAGACTGAGCCTTCAAAGGGCGAAGATCTCCATTACGCCGTCGACCTGAAGTTCGAAGACGCGGTTCGTGGCCTCTCCACCGAGATCAGCCTCCAGCGACGCGCGCCTTGTCCCTCCTGTTCGGGGACGGGAGGCAGAACAGGGGGCCAGTTTTACGCCTGTCCAGCCTGCGAAGGAAGCGGACGGGTGCGAGGGAGGTCCGGGCTCTTTGGCGGACATCAGGCGTGCGCCAGGTGCCGTGGGACCGGCAAGCTTCCCTCGTCCCTGTGCGACTCCTGTCATGGATCAGGGGCAGTGCTCAAGGCCGAACGAATCGCCGTGAAAATCCCGCCAGGTGTAGAAAATGGCTCGAACGTCAGGGTCCAGGGTAAAGGCCATGCGGGACGACTGGGGGGTCCGTCGGGGGACCTCTACATCGTGACGCGTGTCCGCCCCCACTCCTTCTTCGAACGGAAGGGGGATAATATCTACTGCGAGGTGCCGATCTCCGTGTCTGAGGCCGCGCTGGGGGCGAAGATCGAGGTCCCGACTGTGGACGGAAAGGCCTCGATGCGAATTCCCCCTGAGACAAGCAGCGGGCAGGTCTTTCGTCTCCGTACTATGGGGGTGCCGCACTTGAAGGGGCCGGGGCGCGGCGATCAGTTCGTCACCATCAAGATTGTGTTGCCTCGGAACCTCGATACGCGATCGCAGGAGCTGTTCCGCGAGTTGGGGCGCCTGCATCCGGAAGATCCGAGGCGCGCAATCGAGAAGTAA
- a CDS encoding protease translates to MNNTLKTTALLGLLTGLLILIGGYFGGSRGMSMAFVMAFIMNFGAYWFSDRIVLAMYRAQPVTEAEAPGLYRVVHGLTLRAQMPMPRIYIIPTEAPNAFATGRDPEHAAVAATHGILRILNEEELEGVMAHELAHVRNRDTLISTIAATLAGVIVMLARMAMWMPYFGGGSRDNEDRGGGAGFLFLAILAPIAATLIQLAISRSREFHADESAARLTHKPYALAAALQKLETGATRLPMEANPATSHLFIVNPLRGDVLFKLFSTHPPIEERIARLRALVA, encoded by the coding sequence ATGAATAATACCTTGAAAACCACAGCGCTGCTCGGGCTGCTGACCGGCCTGTTGATCCTGATCGGGGGCTACTTTGGCGGAAGCCGCGGGATGAGCATGGCCTTCGTCATGGCCTTCATCATGAACTTCGGAGCCTATTGGTTTTCGGACCGGATCGTCCTGGCGATGTACAGGGCCCAGCCCGTCACCGAGGCTGAGGCGCCCGGGCTCTACAGAGTGGTCCACGGACTCACGCTGAGGGCCCAAATGCCGATGCCCAGGATCTACATCATTCCCACCGAGGCCCCAAACGCCTTCGCGACCGGGCGGGACCCCGAACATGCGGCCGTCGCGGCCACCCACGGGATCCTCCGAATTCTCAACGAGGAGGAACTGGAAGGGGTGATGGCGCACGAGCTGGCCCACGTGCGAAATCGCGATACGCTGATCAGCACTATTGCGGCCACGCTTGCCGGTGTGATTGTGATGCTGGCCAGGATGGCGATGTGGATGCCGTACTTTGGCGGCGGCAGCCGCGATAACGAAGACCGCGGAGGGGGTGCGGGATTTCTGTTCCTGGCCATCCTGGCCCCTATCGCAGCGACCCTCATTCAACTGGCGATCTCGCGGTCACGGGAGTTCCATGCCGACGAATCGGCCGCCCGACTGACCCACAAGCCGTATGCGCTGGCCGCGGCCCTTCAGAAGCTGGAGACGGGCGCCACCCGTCTGCCCATGGAGGCGAACCCTGCCACCTCGCACCTGTTCATCGTCAATCCGCTTCGCGGGGACGTCCTGTTCAAGCTCTTCTCCACCCACCCGCCCATCGAGGAGCGCATTGCCCGCCTGCGAGCGCTTGTGGCCTGA
- a CDS encoding molecular chaperone, whose translation MAIVRWDPFRDVMTLQERMNRLFDQTLSRTRTDDEEGLTTSMWSPAVDIFETIDSIVMKAELPGVSRDNIDIQVQDNTLMLKGERKFEREVQEENYLRIERSYGAFQRAFTLPTVVQQDKIKAVFKDGVLEVTMPKAEEAKPKQVKIDVK comes from the coding sequence ATGGCGATCGTTCGATGGGATCCATTCCGCGACGTGATGACGCTTCAGGAACGGATGAACCGCCTGTTCGATCAGACGCTGTCCAGGACCCGCACGGATGACGAGGAGGGCTTGACAACCTCGATGTGGTCGCCCGCCGTGGATATCTTCGAGACGATCGACAGCATCGTCATGAAGGCGGAACTGCCCGGGGTCAGCCGGGACAACATCGACATCCAGGTGCAGGACAACACCCTGATGCTGAAGGGCGAGCGGAAGTTCGAGCGCGAGGTCCAGGAGGAAAATTACCTTCGAATCGAGCGCTCATATGGGGCGTTTCAGCGCGCCTTCACCCTGCCCACCGTCGTCCAGCAGGACAAGATCAAGGCGGTGTTCAAGGACGGCGTGCTGGAGGTCACCATGCCGAAAGCGGAAGAGGCGAAACCCAAACAAGTGAAGATCGACGTGAAGTGA
- a CDS encoding cyclophilin: MVRVLIVSILLSLAIPTIGYAKTEQKQGGKVLYAIMETTKGKIKIKLFEKEAPKTVTNFIELAEGKKEWTDPYTGKKGKSHYFDGLIFHRVIPKFMIQGGDPTGTGRGGPGYRFDDEFHKDLNHSKPGMLSMANAGPGTNGSQFFLTVAPTPFLDGKHSVFGEIVEGLDVAIAISNVPRDSNDRPLEDVKMTKVTIVRE, from the coding sequence ATGGTTCGCGTATTGATTGTATCTATTCTGCTGAGTTTAGCAATTCCAACAATCGGCTACGCCAAAACAGAACAAAAACAAGGAGGCAAAGTGTTATACGCAATAATGGAAACTACAAAGGGTAAAATCAAAATCAAATTGTTCGAAAAAGAGGCTCCAAAGACGGTGACCAATTTCATCGAGCTCGCTGAGGGAAAGAAAGAATGGACCGATCCTTACACTGGGAAAAAGGGGAAATCCCATTACTTTGATGGGCTTATTTTTCACCGTGTTATTCCCAAATTCATGATTCAAGGCGGCGACCCCACGGGCACAGGCCGCGGTGGCCCCGGCTATCGTTTCGACGACGAGTTTCATAAAGATCTCAACCATTCTAAACCTGGAATGCTTTCTATGGCTAATGCGGGCCCCGGCACCAACGGCAGTCAATTTTTTCTCACCGTTGCGCCTACTCCGTTTCTAGACGGCAAGCACTCAGTCTTCGGTGAAATCGTAGAAGGTCTTGATGTGGCCATCGCTATTAGCAACGTTCCCCGCGACAGCAATGATCGACCGCTCGAAGATGTGAAAATGACCAAAGTGACCATTGTTCGAGAATAG
- a CDS encoding cyclophilin, whose amino-acid sequence MAKTAAPNSTGSQFYIALAPLSMLDGRYTVFGQVVEGMDIVTKIKRGDVMKKVAVVEAAQ is encoded by the coding sequence ATGGCGAAGACCGCTGCGCCCAACAGCACCGGGAGTCAGTTCTATATCGCCCTGGCGCCCCTGTCCATGCTCGATGGCAGGTACACGGTGTTCGGCCAAGTCGTAGAGGGGATGGATATCGTCACGAAGATCAAGCGCGGTGACGTCATGAAGAAGGTCGCTGTTGTCGAGGCCGCGCAGTGA
- a CDS encoding MutS2 protein, whose protein sequence is MRSPDIRGPPRLMNRIDQHTLEVLEWPAIQTRLAAKAGSPLGRELSQDIHPLPTLEEAQQVRNEVEEFRVLLSREVALPFDQLRDIRESLRQSRPEGAVLAAIDLVRVAVSLEAAAEIRRTIARSRELCPLLHAIGSRLDDHTDLVEAIHAAIEATGEIKDTASRKLNQLRLRLHELRHLIHTRLQSLLTAPAVQPCLAEPLVTIRNERYVIPVKPNYRTALKGVVQDRSVSGVTIFLEPQEVVELNNHVRLLQRSEAEEIRRVLAALTASLRSKADAVLSTILLTADLDVRCAAARFADALRCAPVALKDAGPLLLKEARHPLLLERANAAGTHQTIPIDLRLGDGFDALLITGPNTGGKTVALKTAGLLSLMAQAGLHLPASPDSEVPFFSGVLADIGDEQSIEQSLSTFSSHISQIRRILDAVHPGTLVLLDELGAGTDPVEGACLGIAILDALLERGALVVATTHLDAIKAHAYSHPRIENGCVEFDLDTLRPLYKLLVGLSGRSHGLAIASRVGLPPSVIRQAERLLGEGRDPLRLLLDQLEGEHQRLAVEREALTRDATETAKARSETEARRDAARAEAEQLYRRACEQTEGAVAEARSEIDHLLREFRSAQSRGRSAQQVRQRLIDLERQTKAKLDDMIGSDRVVRSIDAASVRDGQEVVIKGLGQRGIVIGKPSSAGIVEIRLPLGKVRVPLEAVASYGDAGLGETSRPIRLSRAQDDVTTELNLIGCDAIEAARRLDQYVGDAFIVGLPTVRIIHGKGSGILRKTVMELLADHPLVERFRVADYREGGIGATIVELYPHGVSMGGAA, encoded by the coding sequence ATGCGGTCGCCGGACATCCGGGGGCCCCCACGTCTAATGAATCGGATTGACCAGCATACCCTCGAGGTCCTGGAGTGGCCCGCCATTCAAACCAGACTGGCCGCCAAGGCCGGATCGCCCCTGGGCCGAGAGTTATCACAAGATATCCACCCGCTCCCCACGCTGGAAGAAGCGCAGCAAGTCCGGAATGAGGTCGAAGAATTCCGGGTGCTGCTGTCCAGAGAGGTCGCGCTTCCATTTGACCAATTGCGCGACATCAGGGAGTCGCTTCGGCAATCTCGACCGGAAGGGGCCGTACTTGCGGCCATCGATCTGGTCAGGGTCGCCGTATCGCTGGAAGCGGCGGCCGAGATCCGCCGCACAATCGCCCGCTCCAGGGAGCTGTGTCCATTGCTGCATGCGATCGGCTCCCGACTGGATGATCACACCGACCTGGTAGAAGCGATTCACGCGGCAATAGAGGCGACCGGAGAGATCAAGGACACCGCCAGCCGAAAGCTCAACCAGCTTCGGCTACGACTCCATGAACTCCGCCACCTGATCCATACCCGATTACAGTCGTTGCTGACGGCCCCTGCCGTTCAGCCCTGCCTCGCGGAGCCGCTTGTGACCATTCGAAACGAGCGGTACGTGATCCCTGTCAAACCGAACTACCGGACCGCCCTGAAGGGCGTCGTCCAGGATCGGTCGGTCAGCGGCGTCACGATCTTCCTGGAGCCTCAAGAGGTAGTCGAGCTCAATAACCACGTGCGGCTGCTGCAGCGATCTGAAGCGGAGGAGATCAGACGGGTGCTGGCCGCGCTCACCGCGTCTCTCCGATCGAAGGCCGATGCCGTGCTCTCGACAATTCTCCTGACGGCCGACCTGGACGTCCGATGCGCCGCCGCCCGATTTGCCGACGCGCTGCGCTGCGCCCCTGTCGCCTTGAAGGACGCGGGCCCGCTGCTGCTTAAGGAGGCCAGGCATCCCCTCTTACTCGAACGGGCAAACGCAGCCGGGACCCATCAGACGATCCCGATCGACCTGCGTCTTGGCGACGGCTTTGATGCCCTGCTCATTACCGGACCGAATACCGGCGGCAAAACGGTCGCCTTAAAGACCGCGGGTCTGCTCTCGCTGATGGCGCAGGCCGGCCTGCATCTGCCGGCCTCTCCGGACTCAGAGGTCCCCTTTTTCAGCGGCGTTCTGGCGGACATCGGAGATGAGCAGAGCATTGAGCAAAGCTTGAGCACCTTCTCCTCGCATATCAGCCAGATTCGGCGTATTCTTGACGCGGTGCACCCCGGGACCCTGGTATTGCTCGACGAACTGGGCGCCGGCACCGACCCGGTGGAGGGGGCGTGCCTGGGCATCGCGATCCTGGATGCGCTGCTGGAGCGAGGCGCGTTGGTCGTCGCGACGACGCACCTGGACGCCATCAAGGCCCATGCCTATTCCCACCCTCGCATCGAAAACGGCTGCGTCGAGTTCGATCTTGACACGCTGAGACCGCTGTATAAATTATTAGTTGGACTTTCTGGTCGCAGTCACGGCTTGGCGATCGCCTCTCGGGTCGGGTTGCCTCCGAGCGTCATCCGGCAGGCCGAAAGGCTGCTCGGCGAAGGACGCGATCCGTTGCGGCTGCTGCTGGATCAACTGGAGGGTGAGCACCAACGACTCGCCGTAGAGCGTGAGGCGCTGACCCGGGACGCGACCGAGACCGCCAAGGCGCGCAGCGAGACTGAGGCGCGGCGGGACGCGGCGCGAGCTGAGGCTGAGCAACTGTACCGTCGCGCCTGCGAACAGACCGAGGGTGCGGTTGCTGAGGCCCGATCGGAGATCGATCACCTCCTCCGGGAGTTCAGGTCGGCGCAGTCGCGCGGGCGGTCGGCACAGCAGGTCCGGCAACGGCTTATCGACCTCGAGCGGCAGACGAAGGCCAAGCTCGACGACATGATCGGTTCGGACCGCGTTGTACGAAGCATTGACGCGGCGTCAGTACGAGACGGGCAGGAGGTGGTCATCAAGGGACTTGGGCAACGCGGAATCGTGATCGGGAAACCGTCGTCTGCCGGCATCGTAGAGATCCGGCTTCCGCTTGGGAAGGTGCGGGTCCCTCTGGAGGCGGTGGCGTCTTATGGCGACGCCGGTCTGGGTGAAACGAGCAGGCCGATCCGGCTGTCCAGGGCGCAGGACGACGTCACAACCGAGCTGAATCTGATCGGATGTGATGCAATTGAAGCGGCTCGTCGTCTTGACCAGTATGTCGGAGATGCATTTATCGTCGGACTGCCTACTGTTCGTATCATCCATGGAAAGGGCTCGGGAATCCTCAGAAAAACCGTCATGGAGTTGCTTGCGGACCATCCGCTGGTCGAACGCTTTCGAGTAGCTGATTATCGGGAGGGTGGGATCGGCGCCACCATTGTTGAGTTGTATCCCCATGGCGTGTCCATGGGCGGAGCGGCATGA
- a CDS encoding 30S ribosomal protein S21: MASVTVKEDESFEGALRRFKKQCEKAGVLSELRKREHYEKPSVKRKKKSIAARKKAAKRVRFGAE; this comes from the coding sequence ATGGCGAGTGTGACGGTAAAGGAGGACGAGTCGTTCGAGGGCGCCCTCCGCCGTTTCAAGAAACAGTGCGAGAAGGCCGGGGTGTTGTCTGAACTTCGCAAGCGCGAGCATTATGAGAAGCCTAGTGTCAAGCGGAAGAAAAAATCGATAGCCGCCAGAAAGAAGGCGGCGAAGCGCGTCCGCTTCGGTGCCGAGTAG
- a CDS encoding aspartyl-tRNA amidotransferase subunit B: MGVLKARLAEDLKTALKSGDRLRTSVLRLLYALIKNREIERRGELDDAEIIQAVIASCKTRKEAIEQFRKGGRDELAAKEEAELTLLEAYLPPPLSPEELRSKIEEALLTAQASSLKDMGKVMAVLMPEIAGRADGKVASQLVKEALSQR; the protein is encoded by the coding sequence GTGGGCGTGTTAAAGGCGCGATTGGCCGAAGACCTCAAGACAGCCCTCAAGAGCGGGGATCGGTTGAGGACGTCGGTGCTTCGGCTTCTGTACGCGCTTATCAAGAATCGAGAAATAGAAAGGCGCGGAGAGTTAGACGACGCAGAAATCATCCAGGCAGTCATTGCGTCTTGCAAAACCCGAAAAGAGGCGATCGAACAGTTCAGGAAGGGGGGGCGAGATGAGCTGGCTGCCAAGGAGGAGGCCGAGTTGACGCTCCTCGAGGCCTACCTGCCCCCTCCGCTCTCTCCGGAAGAGCTTCGAAGCAAGATTGAGGAGGCGCTTCTCACGGCGCAGGCGAGCTCTCTGAAGGACATGGGCAAGGTCATGGCGGTCCTGATGCCGGAGATCGCAGGCCGGGCTGATGGAAAGGTAGCCAGTCAACTGGTCAAGGAGGCATTATCACAGCGGTGA